The Lytechinus pictus isolate F3 Inbred chromosome 17, Lp3.0, whole genome shotgun sequence genome contains a region encoding:
- the LOC129280667 gene encoding acyl-protein thioesterase 1-like, with protein sequence MSGLCASLIKLPSRIPSLVSFTSILVQIQPISSLLTNHQPIRNHHTSSPTYVQQNPASGVCSGINCRREEGQSGNHPIRSRRNLNHPIGNQYMCGNSYSSMATPIIAPSAKHTATVIFLHGLGDTGHGWCQGFEEIKEPHIKYIFPNAPNAKVTLNFGMVMPSWFDIYSLTADGQEDTEGIKKASKNLLSLVEEEEKQGITADRIIIGGFSQGGGVSLYTAITDHRPYAGLLALSTWMPLHNTFEKEGVNKRSLPIIQCHGTADAVLSFKLGEMTHKFLKTQVNDPCFHKLSGLGHSSSMEEMNLVRDFIQKTLP encoded by the exons ATGTCTGGTCTGTGTGCATCACTAATAAAACTACCAAGTAGGATTCCATCCCTGGTTAGTTTCACATCAATCCTCGTTCAAATTCAGCCAATCAGCTCTCTCCTCACAAACcatcaaccaatcagaaatcACCATACATCAAGCCCTACTTACGTACAGCAGAATCCCGCCTCAGGTGTTTGTAGTGGAATTAATTGTAGGAGGGAGGAAGGTCAGTCTGGAAACCATCCAATCAGATCAAGAAGGAATTTGAATCACCCAATCGGCAATCAGTACATGTGCGGTAATTCCTACTCAAGCATGGCAACACCAATTATAGCCCCTTCAGCTAAACATACAGCTACG GTTATCTTTCTGCATGGGCTTGGCGATACAGG GCATGGATGGTGTCAGGGCTTTGAAGAGATTAAAGAGCCACATATCAAATACATATTTCCTAATGC ACCAAATGCGAAAGTGACGCTAAACTTTGGAATGGTTATGCCATCTTGGTTTGATATCTACTCGTTAACGGCTGACGGTCAAGAAGACACAGAAGGAATCAAAAAGGCATCTAAAAATT TATTAAGTCTGgtagaagaagaggaaaaacaaGGTATTACAGCAGATAGAATCATCATTGGAGGTTTCTCACAAGGAGGAGGTGTTTCACTCTACACAGCTATCACAGATCATAGACCATATGCAGGACTATTAGCACTCAGTACATGGATGCCTCTACATAATACATTTGAA AAAGAGGGAGTGAATAAAAGATCTCTTCCCATAATACAATGCCATGGAACCGCTGATGCCGttctttctttcaaacttgGTGAGATGACTCATAAGTTTTTAAAGACCCAGGTCAACGATCCATGTTTCCATAAATTGTCTGGTCTTGGGCATAGTTCAAGTATGGAG